The following are encoded in a window of Roseimaritima ulvae genomic DNA:
- a CDS encoding BlaI/MecI/CopY family transcriptional regulator encodes MPEPPKLSRRERQIMDAVFALGEATVKQVVEAISDAPTAMAVRRMMHILEEKGHLKRRESGRTVIYSPREPRVKAGRSALQNVLETFFGGSLEEALAAHLHSRKEEISDEEQSRLIALIEQAKREGR; translated from the coding sequence ATGCCAGAGCCACCGAAGCTGAGTCGCCGTGAGCGACAGATTATGGATGCCGTGTTTGCTTTGGGGGAAGCGACCGTCAAGCAGGTCGTCGAAGCGATCAGCGATGCGCCGACGGCCATGGCGGTCCGCCGGATGATGCACATCCTGGAAGAAAAAGGGCACTTGAAGCGGCGGGAAAGCGGCCGCACCGTGATCTACAGTCCGCGTGAGCCGCGGGTCAAAGCCGGTCGCAGCGCGCTGCAAAATGTGTTGGAGACGTTTTTTGGTGGCTCGCTAGAGGAAGCCCTAGCAGCTCACCTGCATTCGCGAAAAGAAGAAATCAGTGACGAAGAACAATCGCGGCTGATTGCCTTAATCGAACAAGCCAAGAGGGAGGGACGTTAG
- a CDS encoding M56 family metallopeptidase, with protein sequence MSLQYLLNATVVSAFSASGWWLVDAAIKGAALLVMAATVALALRRDSAATRHWVWFVAIVALLLVPWMSVLLPQWRVLPAWATISDTNRISTQIQIVDPMESVSVEALPMESFTSPPRTLGPLANLPTDVAEEPSSKLADSPAVSVNPVRPMPNVGDRSDPWTWQSVIPWCWAIGMGALLLRLAAARVLLWHTERSSMVLAPSCKHHRDVAIHDSFCNACLQLGIRDSVTLLIHPQNNIPIVWGILRHRLLLPETARQWSNEQLRSVLLHELAHIKRRDAWTQLLAQAACALHWFNPLVWFAMWRLHVERERACDDLVLASGVRASAYAEHLLDVATRLSTSPWTQVSGLAMARNSSLHDRLSAVLRKNQNRRRVTRVIALVSLSIGCAVAVPIAMLHAAHTPPGEQTEDDSEENDATGNDDAAAKEFADYDWSDGHDGLEIPVFALCTEVWIDFHERHLDWSEPVNGVRAAVAIRRTAGKGVAGNERKIFLVIQNVSDKPIRFCDTAIQETDVPAAGVEGRKLYLKDKGETMLAFQRSVSTQADQVLQPRHMLSIDMFDAEKPNARGLKTGDLIAEGIVKTPTQSLYAVLKIVHAPEGAWTGKLTTPTTRGAFAAKGPTPTSKEGQELFRYFLDHARLNGDIPGGLLSQLQDLVQEFIRLNEGDQYGDPYAKKMQPLLTQFEHQGDWKQADVVKLFDAIAAVTTIPLERTLETIRENTLQRGQALPASLQNANWGEALPSGLRMAWVLEPREETYALGSSLKSRVILYNSGTEPVVFVTRSFHQPGHTAVSASGEPLPLDSTFWTTRGRPEPYRLRPGESCELYAPGIGIGARNDASEDWSNVRVGTWILASEGDEVIFRPGQIPLTGDHNAKIDPDWWLEFITARIERDTPLPADAKEREVILFRVISDLFGSAPTPEEATAFLSDDSADAASNLAKRLSQRTGYKSVTGSIKSGEIQFQVVAEDPKAATRPRVAMNPGRYNLGDAMRLVVTRRPIGQRIVNEANIVWYPPGKANVPTEVPLPEGYNTWAAGWSPESTVLWVSQKGLLRSYDFTDNATVKETRYQGDQTATAPIPADVREAIRVALDKAVGPQQKQVPEPPATEG encoded by the coding sequence ATGAGCCTTCAATACCTTTTAAACGCCACGGTTGTAAGTGCGTTCAGTGCTTCTGGATGGTGGCTGGTCGATGCCGCCATCAAGGGTGCAGCCCTGTTGGTCATGGCAGCAACGGTTGCCTTGGCATTGCGTCGCGATTCCGCGGCGACGCGACACTGGGTGTGGTTTGTTGCCATCGTCGCCCTGCTTCTGGTGCCATGGATGTCTGTGCTCTTGCCGCAGTGGCGCGTGCTGCCGGCGTGGGCAACGATCTCCGATACCAATCGTATTAGCACGCAAATTCAAATTGTTGACCCCATGGAAAGCGTTTCGGTGGAAGCGTTACCGATGGAATCCTTCACGTCACCTCCGCGCACGCTCGGTCCACTCGCTAACCTGCCGACAGACGTTGCTGAGGAGCCGTCATCCAAGCTTGCCGATTCGCCCGCGGTTTCCGTCAACCCCGTCCGTCCAATGCCGAACGTTGGCGATCGATCGGACCCGTGGACGTGGCAGTCCGTCATTCCCTGGTGCTGGGCGATCGGAATGGGAGCCTTGTTGCTGAGGCTCGCCGCCGCTCGCGTGCTGCTGTGGCACACTGAACGCAGCTCGATGGTCCTGGCCCCATCGTGCAAACACCACAGGGACGTGGCAATACACGATTCGTTTTGCAATGCATGTTTGCAACTTGGGATCCGCGATTCGGTCACACTTTTGATTCATCCACAAAACAACATCCCAATTGTCTGGGGAATTCTGCGACATCGTTTGCTGCTTCCAGAAACAGCTCGACAATGGTCCAATGAGCAACTGCGATCGGTGTTGCTGCACGAGTTGGCTCATATCAAACGCCGCGATGCGTGGACGCAACTGTTGGCTCAGGCGGCTTGTGCATTGCATTGGTTCAATCCCCTGGTCTGGTTCGCCATGTGGCGACTGCATGTTGAGCGTGAACGAGCGTGTGATGATCTAGTGCTCGCCAGCGGAGTTCGCGCTTCCGCCTACGCCGAACATCTACTCGACGTGGCGACGCGGCTGAGTACCTCGCCTTGGACTCAAGTGAGCGGGTTGGCAATGGCTCGCAATTCGTCGCTTCACGACCGATTGTCGGCAGTCCTCCGCAAAAACCAAAATCGTCGCAGGGTGACAAGAGTGATTGCTCTTGTTTCCCTTAGTATCGGATGTGCCGTGGCAGTCCCCATTGCCATGCTTCACGCTGCACACACTCCACCGGGCGAGCAGACCGAGGATGATTCAGAGGAAAACGATGCGACCGGCAACGACGATGCAGCGGCGAAAGAGTTTGCTGACTATGACTGGTCCGATGGGCACGACGGACTCGAAATCCCTGTGTTCGCACTATGCACGGAGGTGTGGATCGATTTTCATGAACGGCATCTGGATTGGAGCGAACCGGTCAATGGGGTGCGTGCGGCGGTGGCGATTCGAAGGACCGCCGGCAAAGGCGTCGCCGGGAATGAACGCAAGATCTTTCTTGTGATTCAAAACGTATCCGACAAGCCCATTCGGTTTTGTGATACGGCGATTCAGGAAACCGATGTGCCGGCTGCGGGCGTCGAGGGTCGCAAGCTGTATCTGAAAGACAAAGGTGAAACCATGCTTGCCTTCCAGCGGTCGGTATCGACTCAGGCCGATCAGGTTTTGCAGCCTCGCCACATGCTTTCGATCGATATGTTTGATGCTGAAAAGCCAAATGCGCGGGGCCTCAAAACGGGCGATTTGATTGCCGAAGGGATCGTCAAAACACCCACGCAGTCGCTCTACGCCGTGCTGAAAATCGTTCACGCTCCGGAGGGAGCGTGGACCGGAAAGTTGACGACTCCGACAACTCGCGGAGCGTTTGCAGCGAAGGGGCCGACGCCAACCAGCAAGGAGGGGCAGGAGTTGTTTCGCTATTTCCTAGATCACGCTCGGTTGAACGGCGATATTCCGGGCGGGCTGCTCAGTCAATTGCAAGACCTGGTGCAGGAGTTCATTCGTCTGAACGAGGGCGATCAATACGGCGATCCGTACGCGAAGAAAATGCAGCCTCTATTAACGCAATTCGAGCACCAGGGTGATTGGAAACAGGCCGATGTTGTCAAACTGTTCGATGCCATCGCTGCGGTGACAACGATTCCGCTCGAACGCACCTTGGAGACGATTCGCGAAAACACGCTGCAGCGCGGCCAAGCCCTGCCGGCATCGTTACAAAATGCAAATTGGGGTGAAGCTCTGCCCAGCGGTCTGCGAATGGCATGGGTTCTGGAACCGCGAGAAGAAACATACGCTCTCGGCTCGTCATTGAAGTCGCGCGTGATCCTTTACAACTCCGGCACCGAACCGGTAGTTTTTGTAACCCGCAGCTTTCATCAGCCAGGGCACACGGCAGTGTCAGCCAGCGGTGAACCTCTGCCACTGGATTCGACCTTCTGGACGACACGCGGCCGTCCCGAGCCTTACCGTCTACGTCCGGGCGAAAGCTGTGAACTGTATGCTCCAGGGATCGGTATCGGGGCTCGCAACGATGCGAGCGAAGATTGGTCAAACGTCCGTGTTGGCACGTGGATACTGGCGAGTGAAGGCGACGAAGTTATCTTCCGGCCTGGCCAGATACCGCTTACCGGTGACCACAATGCAAAGATCGATCCAGACTGGTGGCTTGAATTTATCACCGCACGCATCGAGCGCGACACACCCTTGCCCGCCGATGCGAAGGAACGCGAGGTCATTTTGTTTCGCGTGATCTCGGATCTGTTTGGCAGCGCGCCGACTCCTGAAGAAGCCACCGCCTTCTTGTCCGACGATTCAGCTGATGCGGCGAGTAATCTAGCCAAACGTTTGTCGCAGCGCACCGGTTACAAGTCGGTCACCGGTTCGATCAAGAGCGGCGAAATCCAATTTCAAGTGGTGGCGGAAGATCCTAAAGCGGCAACGCGGCCCCGCGTCGCTATGAATCCTGGTCGCTACAATCTCGGCGACGCAATGCGGCTCGTTGTTACGCGTCGTCCGATCGGGCAGCGCATCGTCAACGAGGCGAACATCGTTTGGTATCCGCCGGGTAAAGCCAACGTCCCCACCGAAGTACCGTTGCCTGAGGGCTACAACACCTGGGCGGCTGGCTGGTCACCCGAAAGCACCGTGTTATGGGTGAGCCAAAAAGGTTTGCTCCGCAGTTACGACTTCACCGACAACGCTACGGTAAAGGAAACACGCTACCAAGGGGATCAAACGGCAACCGCTCCGATTCCAGCGGACGTTCGCGAAGCGATTCGTGTGGCGTTGGACAAAGCGGTTGGGCCTCAACAAAAGCAAGTTCCGGAACCGCCCGCCACCGAAGGCTGA